ACCCCCCTCAACAAGGTCGAGGGCCTCCTCCGTACCCTGGCGGTGGCCCAAGGGGTGGTGGCAGCAGCGGTGGCTATGGTGGTGCTCCAAACTTTCCACAAGCCGGTCCTTATGGTCCTGGCGGCCCAGGCCGGGGGCCAAATTATCCCCCACAAGCTGGCTCTcgaaaccagcagcagcagtaTGGAAACTGGCAATAGTATGTAGCATCTCAACAATACCATGTCATGtagatttctttttctttttcgagAAGGCCATGGCATGTAGGAATTGCCCATGATAAGTGGAAACCTATGCACTGATACTTTAATTTAACTGATGTGCCTTTTTGCTGGGCTTGATATAATTAATGTCATTTATCTATGGGTTAATTATACTTGGGAAGTTTTAGTTTTGTCCTACTAATTTTAAGTGTGATCAACTATTTATATAGCAAAAATACAGCAACATACAGTACACCAAATTAgtttcattagattcatcataaaatATATTTGTTGCTGTAGATGTTAGAATTTGTTTATACACTTAAAAGAAGCTTATTTGGGGACATACTaaaattaatttgaaatggagagaaTAATCTTTATACACAAAATTGAATTCCAGGATTTCTAGGTTGAAATATTGTCGAGGTTCAGGTCTGCCTCGTCGCTGGACCTttgtccttggccttcttctttggcTCGTGCCCGTCGATGTCCTTGCGCTGGTAATAGTGCGGCGCGATCTCGAGCAGCCACTCCGGCTTGAGCTCCGTCACCTGCCGCATGTACTCCTTCCTGGTCAGCACCAGCTCATGGTACACCACCCACGTCGGCGGCAGCTCCGCCGTCCCGGAGCTCGGGTGCACGAACACCGTCTGCCGGCTCTTGACGGCACGGTACGACCCGTCCTTCTGCCGCCGCGCGGCGTTGCGGAAGTACCCCGCCGTGACCGCCTTCCTTATCCCGTCGAGGTCGCCGGCGCCGGAGCAGTGCTCGATCTCCAGCCGCTCCAGCAGCGCCTCCAGCtggtcccgcacgtcccgcgcgcgcTTCATGGTGCGCGGCTGCACGAAGTTCTCGCGGCACCACTGCGACGAGTAGCCCGACTCCCTCCACGCGTTGTACACGTTGAGCAGCGCCACGTGGTCGCCGACGTTGCCCGCGTGGAAGGCCTGCCGCGCCGTGTCGGCGAGCACCAGCTTGTCCTTGGGCCGGTAGAAGAAGGCGTTCCCGGCCGACAGCATGGCCGCGATGGTCACCACCTCCTCGGAGCACCCGTACTTCTCCGACGCCACGATGGCCTTGGAGAGCATGGGGTCCAGGGGGAACTCCGCCATCCGCCTCCCGGTCTTGGTGAGCTCGCCGCGGCTGTTGAGCGCGCCGAGGGCGAAGAGCTCCTCGAGGGCCTTGAGCAGCGCCTCCGACGCCGGGGGGTCCATGAAGTCGAAGCCCACCAGGTCGTTGATGCCCAGCGCCTTGAGCCGCAGCACCACGTTGGCCAGGTTGCTCCTCTGGATCTCCGGGACCGTGTCGTCGTCCAGGTCGTGCCTGAAGTTGTACTCCGTGAAGAGGCGGAAGCACTTGCCCGGGCCCGTGCGCCCCGACCGGCCGGCGCGCTGGTCCGCCGACGCCTTGGAGATGGGCTCCACGCGCAGCGACTCCATGCCCGTGCGCGGGTTGTACGACTTGAGCTTGCAGAAGCCCGGGTCGATCACGTACTTGATCCCGTCGATGGTCAGCGACGTCTCGGCGATGTTGGTGGCCAGGACCACCTTGCGGGCGCCCTCCGGCGTCGGCTCGAAGATCTTGCCCTGGAGCTCGGTGGGCAGGTTCGCGTAGATCGGGCAGATCACCAGCTCCGCAATCTTGCTGCCGAccgtcatcatcttctgcttcagcAGCTCTTCCACCGTCTCGATCTCCTCCTGCCCCGTGAGGAACAGCAGGATGTCGCCGGCGGGCTGCTTGACGTGCAGCTGCAGGACCGTGACCACTGCGGCGGCGATGTAGTCCGCCTCCGGCGCCGTGGTGTAGTGGATGTCCACCTTGTACCGTCTCCCGGGGATCTTGAAGATGGGGGCCTCGTCGAAGAAGTCGCTGAACCTCTCGGCGTTGAGCGTTGCGCTGGAGATGAGCAGCTTCACGTCCGGCCGGAAGCGCGCAATGTCCTTGACCAGGCCGAAGAGGATGTCGGTGGAGAGCGTGCGCTCGTGCGCCTCGTCCACGATCACCATGCTGTAGCTCGCCAGGTCCGGCTCGCCGAGGAACTCCCGCAGGAGCATCCCGTCCGTCATGTACTTGATCATCGTCTTGTCCGAGGTGCAGTCCTCGAACCTGATGGAGTAGCCGACCTCGTGCCCGAGCTTGACGCCCAGCTCCTGCGCCACCCTCGCCGCCACGCTCATCGCCGCCACGCGCCGCGGCTGCGTGCACGCGATCTTCTTCCCCTTGGCCGTGTACCCGGCCTCGTGGAGGTACTGCGGTATCTGCGTGGTCTTGCCGGAGCCGGTCTCTCCGACGATGATCAGCACCTGGTACTTCTCGATGGCCTTGAGCAGATCGTCCTTGAACTTGTACACGGGCAGATTCTTCCTCTCGTTCTGCAGCTCCCGCTGTAATGTGACCTTGGCGTCGACGGCCTCGGCCagttcgtccatctcgccgtccggCTCGGCGCCGGCCTGCACCGTCGACTTGACGAAGTCGACCATGTCTTCCAACACGAGCTCGTAGCCGCCGCCAGCCGGGACACCATCACCTGATCCAAAGTGCAGCCGAGACTTCCTTATCTGCTGCTCTTCCCAGGCCTCCTGCTCCGAGAAGAAATTGCTCCTCTTGCCGTCTCTCGCCGCCGCCTCGGGGTCATCGTACCGTTGCCTCGGAACGGCGAACCGCTTGGCCTGATCCACGTTTTCTGCGGCATCGTATGCCTCTGGCATCCTGTAGTATTCGCCGGCGTCGGCGTCCTTTCCGACGCGGTCCTTGACAAGGTCGTAGATTTCCTTCTTGCGCCTGAATTCCCGCTCTTCGGCGTTGGTCATCTTCACGCCGTCGAAGATGAGCTCGTTGTCGACGATCTCGTCTCGCATCTCCTCCACCTTCATCTTCTTCCGCTTTTCCAGGTAGGCCTGCCGCGAGGCCGTCCTGAGCTCCGAGGTGTCGCCCCTGTCCATCGCCTCGGACCGCCGGGCGAGCTCGCCCTGTTCTCGCTTGGACGGCTTCCGGTCCGTCAGTTTCCTAGTGCTGGCCGCGTCGCGTTCTCTGATGTGCTGGTCGAGCTGAGCCTTCTCGATCTGGTCACGGTCCATCTCCTCTAGTTCCTCCCCACAAGAATTGCCGCCGTCCTTCGCGGGAGCACGCCGCGCTCGCACTTTCCGCCCTGAATCGCGCATTACAgtcgcctcctcctcgccgtcgtcgtccCCTTGGCTCGCGGCCTTCTGCCTGAAACGCTTGTTGCTGTTGGTGTTAGAGGACGACGCGGTGTCGATGGCGGTGGCGCCGGCGTCTTCAGCGACATCGTCCTCATCGTCGAGCAGCTTGAAGGCGCTCTGCCTCTTGGCGAACGCCGCCGCCTCCTGCACCTGCTTCCGGTACTCGCTGACGCGGGAGCCCTGGCGGGGGAACATGGCGTGCACGTCCTCCGCGAAGGCGACGGTGTCggcggaggaggggaggccggcgaggtcGACGAGGCGCGCCGCGAGGTCGGCCGCCGAGGCGCTCTCCCGCGCGAGGCGGAGAACCAGGCGCACCACCATGACCTCGGAGTAGCCCACGAGCGCCATCAGACGGTCGGACACCCGCGTCTTGAGCTGGCCCTCCTCGCTCGACATGGCGTGACCGGCCGAACACGGACACACCGCGCTCTCGTCGACCCCGGCCGCGaccgcgacgccgccgcctcgccgggagAGCAGAGTCGGTTCCGAAGGAAGGGGTAAACGTGCGACCGCTTTATCCGTGCTTCCGCTGATGGgtctttaattattttgatttgatttgtgtACGTGATCGGAAGCTGGCTATGGCGGTTCCAAACCGACTCGGCAGTGAGTTGGGAATCCGTGGCTCCGCCGGAAGGAGCTGCCTAGATCCCAGCCCTTCGTATTGCTGGACGTCGGCGTTGCAGGCCGACTCGATGTTTTTGGCTCAAGTTCGACGAAATTCAAGAAACGTTGGCTTTCTTGATCTTCAAGAAACAACAGCTTGACCGACATGAATTGAATACCATTAGTTGACTCCGGTCCACAGGACACGCGGTGGATTGGCTTGAAGGGTTGGAACTTCTCTCGCTTCACACATGTAGGGATCCGTAGTCCTACCGAGGGTTTCATGTAGTATCTACTACTCCCTcggttctaaaatagatgaccaaGCTTtgtaaagttgggtcatctattttagaacggagagaGTACCTCCGTTCCAACATATATGATGTTTTAGTAGGCTAGTTGTATCTAAATGATAATCGTTAAAAtgaaatgataataatgtataccATAGGGAGGCCGCTAGCCGTCAGCCAGCTGATCTTAGAAAAGCTCATCTGCATATCCAGCCGTTGGTTTACTTACGCATAATCTAATTTGGTCCGCTTAATCCTTGATGATAGGGTCACACCGAGACCATGTTATCGCTTCCTTCCCAGCACGCCCACGTCTGCAACGCCTCCATCATCCTTGTTACTCGCACTGCTACGCACGAAGCTTTTGCGAGAGCTGCATCGACGACGTGCTCCATTGCAGACCGACGATACTTCGGTGGCCCAACGATGCTCCAATCCAGCACTGTCGATACTCCCGTAGCACCACACGGCGGATGTCGGTGCTCCATTACAGCACTGGGTATGCTCCGGTGGCCCGGCGATGCTCCATTATAGCAACATCGATGCTCTCATAGAACCACGCAGCACTCGTGCATCACAGCGGAGCCCTCACAGCAACCCTGCATCGCTTTCACACCACCACTTGTAGGGTCGCAACCCGCGACGTTGAAGCAAACACCAGTGCTTTGCACTGGTGCCGCCGCTCACCTCCCACCACTGCTTGCAGCGTCGCTGATGGTGTCTTGGCTAGGGACCTCTAATCATGTCAACTCCTGGCCCGGTGGGCCGGGCTGAGGGCATGTCTTTTCCGACCTGGGCCAAATCGTACGGTCCATGAAATATAATTAGAAGGATCTAGACGGCTCGACGTATACTTCAAGATGCTGAATTCGTGGAGGTTTTCTATCTCTCCGTACGTAGCCGGCTAGGATCCATGTACCCTAGGACCCTCGTACCTATATAAACTGAGGGGCCCGGCTCATAAAGATATCACACAATCTCTTGGTAGATTCATGTACTCTGTACTCACTCCcacgcaataaacacaagcatgACGTAAGGTTCCCGCTGGGATGAAAACCACGACAGGGACAAAGATATGAATCTTTGTTGTCCCCGCGGGCAGGATAGGCACGAAAGAGGTGTTATTGGGATGGGTTTGGGAAGGCAATACCCGACTAGGTAATAACCCCCATTGCCATTTATTGGGGAATGCAATATTTAAtttttttacctacgatcatgcaagatctatctaggagatgcatagcaacgagtggggagagtgtgtccacgtaccctcgtagaccgaaagaggaagcgtttagtaacgcggttgatgtagtcgaacgtcttcgcgatccaaccgatccaagtaccgaacgtacggcatctccgcgttcagcacacgtttagctcggtgacgtccctcgggcgcttgatccagttgaggacgagggagagttccgtcagcacgatggcgtggcgacggtgatgatgaagttaccggcgcagggcttcgcctaagcactacgacgatatgaccgaggtgtgtgtaactgtggaggggggcaccgcacacggttaagagaaacttgtgtgtctatggggtgccccctcccacgtatataaaggaggggggaggaggaggccggccaaggtgtggcgtgccaaggggggagtcctacttggactcccggtccaagtaggatccgcgcccccctttcctattctaagaagaagggggaaagagagggaggagaagaaggaaagggggccgcccccaACCGTAgttcaattcggtttgggcttggggggggggggccctCCACCTGGCCGTCTGCCTCCTCTCTCCTtaagggcccatgaaggcccattaaccccccgaggggttccggtaaccccccgatactccggaaaatgtctgaacctttccgaaactattccggtgccCAAACAtaaccttctaatatatcaatctttatgtctcgaccattttgagactcctcgtcatttccgtgatctcatccgggactccaaacaaacttcggtacatcaaatcacataactcataatacaaatcgtcattgaacgttaagcgtgcggaccctacgggttcgagaactatgtagacatgaccgagacacatcttcggtcaataaccaatagcggaacctggatgctcatattggctcttacatattctacgaagatctttatcggtcaaaccgcataacaacatacgttgttccctttgtcatcggtatgttacttgcccgagattcaatcgtcggtatcatcatacctagttcaatctcattataggcaagtctctttacttgtgccataatgcatcatcccgcaactaactcattagtcacattgcttgcaaggcttatagtgatgagcattaccgagagggcccagagatacctccccgatacacggggtgacaaatcctaatctcgatctatgccaactcaacaaacaccatcggagacacatgtagagcatctttataatcacccagttatgttgtgacgtttgatagcacacaaggtgttcctccagtattcgggagttgcataatctcatagtcagaggaacatgtataagtcatgatgaaagcattagcaataaaactaaatgatcatgtggcggagttggcggcgggagacggagagcgacgaggtggcccgccgacgggagccgcctaagcaacgcgggcggtgagggcagcctggcgctcagctcgagcgcggcgagcgtccgccatgaagacgacggagcgacggatcgACGAAAGGGaagctacgacgcacccctacctggcgcgccaggtgtcggatctcgggttccggcaaaacccttaaggttcaaactctggggtgcgcgcgaagtctttccctcctaccgatctacgc
This DNA window, taken from Triticum aestivum cultivar Chinese Spring chromosome 1D, IWGSC CS RefSeq v2.1, whole genome shotgun sequence, encodes the following:
- the LOC123181875 gene encoding pre-mRNA-splicing factor ATP-dependent RNA helicase DEAH1-like — its product is MSSEEGQLKTRVSDRLMALVGYSEVMVVRLVLRLARESASAADLAARLVDLAGLPSSADTVAFAEDVHAMFPRQGSRVSEYRKQVQEAAAFAKRQSAFKLLDDEDDVAEDAGATAIDTASSSNTNSNKRFRQKAASQGDDDGEEEATVMRDSGRKVRARRAPAKDGGNSCGEELEEMDRDQIEKAQLDQHIRERDAASTRKLTDRKPSKREQGELARRSEAMDRGDTSELRTASRQAYLEKRKKMKVEEMRDEIVDNELIFDGVKMTNAEEREFRRKKEIYDLVKDRVGKDADAGEYYRMPEAYDAAENVDQAKRFAVPRQRYDDPEAAARDGKRSNFFSEQEAWEEQQIRKSRLHFGSGDGVPAGGGYELVLEDMVDFVKSTVQAGAEPDGEMDELAEAVDAKVTLQRELQNERKNLPVYKFKDDLLKAIEKYQVLIIVGETGSGKTTQIPQYLHEAGYTAKGKKIACTQPRRVAAMSVAARVAQELGVKLGHEVGYSIRFEDCTSDKTMIKYMTDGMLLREFLGEPDLASYSMVIVDEAHERTLSTDILFGLVKDIARFRPDVKLLISSATLNAERFSDFFDEAPIFKIPGRRYKVDIHYTTAPEADYIAAAVVTVLQLHVKQPAGDILLFLTGQEEIETVEELLKQKMMTVGSKIAELVICPIYANLPTELQGKIFEPTPEGARKVVLATNIAETSLTIDGIKYVIDPGFCKLKSYNPRTGMESLRVEPISKASADQRAGRSGRTGPGKCFRLFTEYNFRHDLDDDTVPEIQRSNLANVVLRLKALGINDLVGFDFMDPPASEALLKALEELFALGALNSRGELTKTGRRMAEFPLDPMLSKAIVASEKYGCSEEVVTIAAMLSAGNAFFYRPKDKLVLADTARQAFHAGNVGDHVALLNVYNAWRESGYSSQWCRENFVQPRTMKRARDVRDQLEALLERLEIEHCSGAGDLDGIRKAVTAGYFRNAARRQKDGSYRAVKSRQTVFVHPSSGTAELPPTWVVYHELVLTRKEYMRQVTELKPEWLLEIAPHYYQRKDIDGHEPKKKAKDKGPATRQT